The following are encoded in a window of Vespa crabro chromosome 2, iyVesCrab1.2, whole genome shotgun sequence genomic DNA:
- the LOC124422278 gene encoding 60S ribosomal protein L22-like — MALTVTKKAKGSSSKKQALRGKGQKKKVSLKFTIDCTHPVEDNIMDVANFEKYLQERIKVSGKTNNFGNNVTIERNKMKLSVNSDIDFSKRYLKYLTKKYLKKNKLRDWLRVVSQDKETYELRYFQINSQEDDDEEDAE, encoded by the exons ATGGCTCTG ACCGTAACAAAGAAAGCCAAAGGCTCAAGTAGCAAAAAACAAGCCCTTCGTGGTAAGggccaaaaaaagaaagtatccCTAAAGTTTACGATCGACTGTACGCATCCTGTGGAGGATAATATTATGGATGTAGCCAATTTT GAGAAATACCttcaagaaagaataaaagtcaGCGGGAAAACAAACAATTTTGGAAACAATGTTACCATTGAACGTAACAAAATGAAACTTTCTGTTAATAGTGATATTGATTTTTCTAAAcg ATATCTCAAATACTtgacaaagaaatatttgaagaaGAACAAATTGCGTGATTGGTTACGTGTAGTGTCACAAGATAAAGAGACCTACGAGTTGCGGTATTTCCAGATTAATAGTCaggaagacgacgacgaagaggacgcggagtaa